One segment of Paenibacillus sp. FSL R7-0337 DNA contains the following:
- a CDS encoding glycosyltransferase — MTISDVLMVIAVICIWSLLLVNVMLIIAGYLYYIQTENEPVPEITGEHPMVTIMVPAHNEGIVISKTVESLLALDYPHDRYEIIVINDNSSDNSAGLLAAIQERNPLRKLIIINTDAVTGGKGKSNALNIGFTRSSGELIAIYDADNTPERTALKYLVAEIMNDASLGAVIGKFRTRNRDASLLTRFINIETLSFQWMAQAGRWKLFKLCTIPGTNFIMRRTIVESIGGWDVKAIAEDTEISFRIYMMGYRIKFQPKSVTWEQEPQTVKVWFKQRTRWAKGNIYVIVKNLPLLIDRKAAKIRFDILYYVSIYFLLLISLVTSDILLVLHAMGYVHTTIAGLSSFLWLLAIVLFVVGIFVTLTTEKGEMSLSNLWIILLMYVSYCQLWMVVAAYGLYNYLKDVIFKREAKWYKTERY; from the coding sequence ATGACGATCTCAGACGTATTGATGGTGATCGCGGTCATCTGTATCTGGTCCCTGCTGCTGGTGAATGTGATGCTGATTATAGCGGGGTATCTGTACTACATTCAAACGGAAAACGAACCGGTGCCGGAGATTACCGGGGAGCATCCCATGGTGACAATTATGGTTCCTGCTCATAATGAAGGAATTGTCATCAGTAAAACCGTGGAATCCCTGCTGGCACTGGATTACCCGCATGACCGGTATGAGATTATCGTCATCAACGATAATTCGTCAGACAACAGCGCCGGGCTGCTGGCTGCTATCCAGGAGCGGAATCCGCTGCGCAAGCTGATCATTATCAATACAGACGCCGTCACAGGTGGCAAAGGGAAATCCAATGCGCTGAACATAGGCTTCACCCGCAGCAGCGGGGAGCTGATTGCGATCTATGATGCCGACAATACGCCGGAGCGCACGGCGCTGAAATATCTGGTGGCAGAGATTATGAATGATGCCTCCCTGGGGGCGGTAATCGGCAAGTTCAGAACCCGCAACCGGGATGCCAGCCTGCTGACCCGGTTCATTAATATCGAGACCCTGTCCTTCCAGTGGATGGCGCAGGCAGGGCGCTGGAAGCTGTTCAAGCTCTGTACGATTCCGGGAACGAACTTCATTATGCGCCGGACGATTGTCGAGAGCATCGGGGGCTGGGATGTGAAGGCGATTGCCGAGGATACGGAGATCAGCTTCCGCATCTATATGATGGGTTACCGGATCAAGTTCCAGCCGAAGTCGGTCACCTGGGAGCAGGAGCCGCAGACGGTGAAGGTATGGTTCAAGCAGCGGACACGCTGGGCGAAGGGCAACATCTATGTCATTGTGAAGAACCTTCCGCTCCTCATCGACCGGAAGGCGGCGAAGATCCGCTTCGATATTCTGTATTATGTCTCGATCTATTTCCTGCTGCTGATCTCGCTGGTCACCTCGGATATTCTGCTCGTGCTGCATGCCATGGGGTATGTACATACGACCATCGCCGGACTCAGCAGCTTCCTGTGGCTGCTCGCCATTGTGCTGTTCGTGGTGGGGATCTTCGTTACCCTGACCACGGAGAAGGGCGAGATGAGCCTGTCGAACCTGTGGATCATTCTGCTGATGTACGTCTCGTATTGCCAGCTTTGGATGGTAGTGGCCGCTTACGGGCTGTACAACTATCTCAAAGACGTTATTTTCAAACGGGAAGCCAAGTGGTACAAAACCGAGCGTTACTAG
- a CDS encoding diguanylate cyclase, producing the protein MRRNRSSLTSDLGFLAFLVLIFACIVYIAGSPDNYVQNIIILNVSFILALVTYFTTVTAGLTLNLAFVFGYGFFVVYQTVSQGASIGVETYFWLIMTPLLTVVLWVFTTSTRELQAENERLLKRTSNLAAVDENTDLRNSISFQKDASLFTGISVRYKIPLTLLVVKVKYWNEIRRLIPEEQLSEAIYDVSQLSQSSIRTNDALYLLDKEDATWGLLLFTDREGAKIVIERIKQRLQDLNDSEFSGKYKVTLGLKIGAVEYAADTIENPLDFIVQAKKELEYDV; encoded by the coding sequence GTGAGACGTAACCGCAGCAGTCTAACCTCGGATCTGGGCTTCCTGGCCTTTCTGGTCCTGATCTTTGCCTGCATCGTATATATCGCGGGCTCACCGGATAACTACGTTCAGAACATTATTATTCTGAATGTATCGTTCATCCTGGCGCTGGTCACGTATTTCACCACGGTCACGGCGGGACTGACGCTGAATCTGGCGTTTGTCTTCGGCTACGGCTTCTTCGTGGTCTATCAGACGGTCTCCCAAGGCGCTTCTATCGGTGTAGAGACGTATTTCTGGCTGATTATGACCCCGCTGCTTACGGTGGTATTGTGGGTCTTCACCACAAGCACCCGTGAGCTGCAGGCGGAGAATGAACGGCTGCTGAAGCGCACGAGTAATCTGGCTGCGGTAGATGAGAATACGGATCTGCGCAACAGCATTTCTTTTCAGAAGGATGCCAGCCTGTTCACCGGAATCTCGGTCCGTTATAAAATCCCGCTGACGCTGCTTGTGGTGAAGGTGAAATACTGGAATGAGATCCGCCGCCTGATCCCGGAGGAGCAGCTGTCCGAAGCCATCTATGATGTCTCGCAGCTCAGCCAGTCTAGCATTCGTACCAATGATGCGCTGTATCTGCTGGACAAGGAGGATGCTACCTGGGGCCTGCTGCTCTTCACGGACCGGGAAGGGGCCAAGATTGTCATTGAGCGGATCAAACAGCGGCTGCAGGACCTGAATGACTCGGAGTTCTCCGGCAAGTACAAGGTCACCCTGGGGCTGAAGATCGGTGCGGTGGAATATGCGGCGGACACCATCGAGAATCCGCTCGATTTCATTGTCCAGGCCAAAAAGGAACTGGAATACGATGTATAA
- a CDS encoding cellulose biosynthesis cyclic di-GMP-binding regulatory protein BcsB has product MMKKQILTVLLCLSLFLVQIPAAQAAVLPGESGATYETLFTGSDVSLRGASSQQQFFTVMDYWNVDKVMINLQFQTSQISEDKLSSVTLSLNGIPFFSFRPSLDNNGQQSLSVEAPKGFLTKGSNTLRIQGSLRTTTGGYELCNIDDMQDSWLHLFNTSNIAVNYTPKPITGGIQDFSARFSGMDMVKNAQSLLAVPQNASGAELESATYALSGFAKGNTLNDRTIPLLPYREDTVKDKSAVVLVAMYDHLPERVKKLVSTADDLGTHAVIQLVDKDSLPTLVVTSRDESLLIKAGRLMASRELMSQLRKDLKVVTNATDVVNPAPAISSNITFTETGDKLTGPNHQEQTYFVSLPSNRSIADDGRISLDFRYAANLDFNRSLVTVSINNTPIGSKKLTKELANGDVLNLSVPQSLNISGNFTVTVAFDLELASMLCTPNKEQMPWAYISKESLMRLNTKDRTDLLLSNYPYPFLRDGIFNRVAVVLPEEKDDYTYRSLGNVFNMLGQFAGGNTGDVHFYSDNATADNLKDNNIIAIGSYKNNKVIRDNNGKLFFKYNKDGSTLLSNEKIALDEQYGAAIGTLQLLESPYESGRGLLAVTAVSSESYFLVSKLIGSEKDRWRVYGDGVVADKDGTVNAYRFKTVSGAKADSLVSRVMERSDVLGFVTAAVMIVTLVVVALILMLRKHKKKRGDQA; this is encoded by the coding sequence ATGATGAAAAAACAGATTCTAACAGTGCTGCTCTGCCTCTCCCTCTTCCTGGTTCAAATCCCTGCGGCGCAGGCGGCGGTGCTTCCCGGTGAATCCGGAGCAACGTATGAGACGCTGTTCACGGGCAGCGACGTCTCGCTGAGGGGCGCAAGCTCCCAGCAGCAGTTCTTCACAGTCATGGATTACTGGAATGTGGATAAGGTGATGATCAATCTGCAATTCCAGACCTCACAGATCAGTGAGGATAAGCTGTCGAGCGTAACACTGTCGCTGAACGGTATTCCGTTCTTTTCCTTCCGGCCGTCCCTGGATAATAACGGACAGCAGAGCCTGAGCGTGGAAGCGCCCAAAGGGTTCCTGACGAAGGGGAGTAACACGCTAAGGATACAGGGGAGCTTAAGAACCACGACGGGCGGCTATGAGCTGTGCAATATCGATGATATGCAGGACAGCTGGCTGCATCTGTTCAACACATCGAATATTGCTGTGAATTATACGCCGAAGCCCATTACTGGAGGCATTCAGGATTTCAGTGCCAGATTCTCAGGAATGGATATGGTAAAAAATGCACAAAGCCTGCTCGCCGTGCCACAGAATGCCAGCGGGGCAGAACTGGAGAGCGCTACCTACGCCCTCTCGGGATTCGCCAAAGGCAACACACTGAACGACAGAACCATTCCCCTGCTGCCTTACCGCGAGGATACCGTCAAGGACAAAAGTGCGGTAGTGCTGGTAGCTATGTATGATCATCTGCCGGAACGGGTGAAGAAGCTGGTAAGTACGGCGGACGACCTTGGCACTCATGCGGTCATTCAACTGGTGGATAAGGATTCCCTGCCAACGCTGGTGGTGACCTCGAGGGACGAGAGCCTGCTGATCAAGGCCGGACGGCTGATGGCAAGCCGGGAGCTGATGAGCCAGCTCCGCAAGGATCTGAAGGTTGTTACTAATGCTACCGATGTAGTGAACCCTGCGCCGGCCATCAGCTCGAACATTACGTTCACGGAGACGGGGGACAAGCTCACCGGGCCGAATCATCAGGAGCAGACGTATTTCGTCTCCCTCCCGTCCAACCGCTCCATTGCGGATGACGGCAGAATCAGCCTGGATTTCCGGTATGCAGCGAATCTGGACTTCAACCGTTCCCTGGTGACGGTGAGCATCAATAATACGCCCATCGGCAGCAAGAAGCTGACGAAGGAGCTGGCGAACGGCGATGTGCTGAATCTGAGTGTGCCGCAGAGCCTGAATATCTCCGGCAACTTCACCGTGACGGTGGCTTTCGATCTGGAGCTTGCGAGCATGCTCTGTACACCGAACAAAGAGCAGATGCCGTGGGCTTACATCAGCAAGGAATCACTGATGCGTCTGAACACGAAGGACCGCACCGACCTCCTGCTGAGCAATTACCCTTATCCGTTCCTGCGGGACGGCATCTTCAACCGTGTGGCGGTGGTGCTGCCGGAGGAGAAAGATGATTACACCTACCGGAGCCTCGGGAATGTCTTCAATATGCTCGGGCAGTTTGCCGGAGGAAATACCGGTGATGTCCACTTTTACAGCGATAACGCAACAGCGGATAACCTGAAGGACAATAATATTATTGCGATCGGGAGCTATAAGAATAATAAGGTGATCCGTGACAACAACGGCAAGCTCTTTTTCAAGTATAACAAAGACGGATCAACCCTCCTCTCCAATGAGAAAATCGCCCTGGACGAGCAGTACGGAGCCGCCATCGGCACGCTCCAGCTCCTGGAATCTCCTTACGAGAGCGGACGCGGCCTGCTTGCAGTCACTGCGGTTAGCTCCGAGAGCTACTTCTTAGTCTCCAAGCTGATCGGGAGCGAGAAGGACAGGTGGAGGGTTTACGGTGACGGCGTTGTAGCGGATAAGGACGGCACGGTGAATGCCTACCGCTTCAAGACGGTCTCCGGAGCCAAGGCGGACTCGCTGGTCTCGCGGGTGATGGAGCGCAGTGATGTGCTGGGCTTCGTGACGGCAGCGGTGATGATTGTGACGCTGGTGGTCGTGGCGCTGATTCTGATGCTGCGCAAACATAAGAAGAAACGTGGTGATCAAGCGTGA